In Polaribacter sp. Hel_I_88, the following proteins share a genomic window:
- a CDS encoding YHYH protein, whose protein sequence is MKNKITKITVFFSIISLGIIACSSSSQEEQEEIIITNGVLHNAFADFDVDETTIYVSGANVVIETTGLPNHTTPYWSTNHPLYIAPTTTTTGMMTPTRIDTSNRDFTGTLTVSQSPSKATSTTSTSLGAIGIAVSGAYIYNDQEGNGPLSSAAGSLDYTGGHIGPSQYHYHLEPLAFTNDDENLVGIISDGFFLYGRKCNATGTYPTGLDASGGHTSATQHSLNDEYHYHIINELYTTTGRYLAFAGPYQGTPNAIN, encoded by the coding sequence ATGAAAAATAAGATAACTAAAATTACAGTATTTTTTTCAATAATATCTTTAGGAATTATTGCTTGTAGTTCATCATCTCAAGAAGAACAAGAAGAAATAATTATCACAAATGGAGTTTTACACAATGCTTTTGCTGATTTTGATGTAGACGAAACAACAATATATGTATCAGGAGCAAATGTTGTGATTGAAACAACTGGTTTACCCAATCATACAACACCTTATTGGAGTACAAATCATCCTTTATATATAGCACCAACAACGACAACTACTGGTATGATGACTCCAACAAGAATAGATACTTCTAATAGAGATTTTACAGGTACTTTAACGGTTTCTCAAAGTCCTTCTAAAGCTACTTCTACAACTTCAACAAGTTTAGGAGCTATAGGAATTGCTGTAAGTGGTGCTTATATTTATAACGATCAAGAAGGAAATGGACCATTGAGCTCTGCTGCAGGAAGTTTAGATTATACAGGAGGTCATATTGGGCCTTCTCAATATCATTATCATTTAGAGCCTTTGGCTTTTACAAATGATGACGAAAATTTAGTAGGTATTATTTCTGATGGATTTTTCCTGTATGGGAGAAAATGCAATGCAACAGGTACATATCCAACTGGTTTAGATGCTTCTGGTGGTCATACAAGTGCAACACAACATTCTTTAAATGATGAATATCATTATCATATTATTAATGAATTATATACAACAACAGGAAGGTATTTAGCTTTTGCTGGTCCATATCAAGGTACTCCAAATGCGATTAACTAA
- a CDS encoding DUF695 domain-containing protein — MKKLTLILIAFITSFLNSQSKKESWETYIATYEKSKPGSTTVRMDLINSVPNKEFEYVLVTGIKYESKREDGFPEKQTFDKLYKVTDGIIEILNKNCKNIIVGSFTYDYERLDYFYLQSENGIKEKLENFYKRNFPKEKYYINLIKDTNWKYYREFLYPNEETINYIEDEKVVRQLIQAGDKLKKERQVDHWVYFSKKENLSLFRKEIEKLNFKIKSQNEKASLERPFEIRIWKVHKVDLNSVNLITNQLRELAKKYNGDYDGWETSVEKE; from the coding sequence ATGAAAAAACTAACGCTAATTTTAATAGCTTTTATTACCTCTTTTTTAAACTCTCAATCAAAAAAGGAAAGTTGGGAGACATATATTGCTACATATGAAAAAAGTAAACCAGGTTCAACTACTGTTAGAATGGATTTAATAAATTCAGTTCCTAATAAGGAATTTGAATATGTATTAGTTACAGGAATAAAATATGAAAGTAAAAGAGAAGATGGTTTTCCTGAAAAACAAACTTTTGACAAGCTATATAAAGTAACTGATGGAATAATTGAAATATTGAATAAGAATTGTAAAAACATTATTGTAGGTTCATTTACTTACGATTATGAAAGACTTGATTACTTTTATTTGCAATCTGAAAACGGAATAAAAGAAAAGCTTGAAAATTTTTACAAACGGAATTTTCCAAAAGAAAAATATTATATAAATCTAATAAAAGACACCAACTGGAAATATTACAGAGAATTTCTTTATCCAAATGAGGAAACCATAAATTATATAGAAGACGAAAAAGTCGTTCGTCAATTAATTCAAGCTGGTGATAAACTAAAAAAAGAACGACAAGTTGATCATTGGGTCTACTTTTCCAAAAAGGAAAATTTAAGTTTATTTAGAAAAGAAATTGAAAAACTAAATTTCAAAATTAAAAGTCAGAATGAAAAGGCATCTCTTGAAAGACCTTTTGAAATTAGAATTTGGAAAGTTCATAAAGTAGATTTGAATTCAGTTAATCTAATTACAAATCAATTGAGAGAATTAGCTAAAAAATATAATGGAGATTACGACGGATGGGAAACGTCAGTTGAAAAAGAATAA
- a CDS encoding helix-turn-helix domain-containing protein: MKNQKQHWQKKKYQKVTLETKLFVVDQIQNGQISTNFASKKYDVPRTTIGYWIKKYSTLVQQNTGMSKNDEIKKLKERIEELEFVKDFQQDIIADMEIITGVDLAKKSLPKTLAKEIELKKKNILKQNGSINVLGLANKPTTKDLKHKKSNK; the protein is encoded by the coding sequence ATGAAAAATCAAAAACAACACTGGCAGAAAAAAAAGTACCAAAAAGTAACTTTAGAAACCAAACTATTCGTCGTTGACCAAATTCAAAATGGTCAGATTTCAACAAACTTTGCTTCCAAAAAATATGATGTTCCTAGAACTACTATTGGTTATTGGATTAAAAAATACAGTACTTTAGTGCAACAAAACACTGGTATGAGTAAAAACGATGAAATTAAAAAATTAAAGGAACGTATTGAAGAGTTGGAGTTTGTAAAAGACTTTCAACAAGACATTATTGCTGATATGGAAATCATTACAGGGGTCGATTTGGCAAAAAAGTCATTGCCCAAAACATTAGCAAAAGAGATAGAACTAAAAAAGAAAAACATTTTAAAACAAAATGGATCTATCAATGTTTTGGGATTAGCAAACAAGCCTACTACAAAAGACTTAAAACACAAAAAATCAAACAAATAA
- a CDS encoding RNA polymerase sigma factor yields the protein MSEQEFINDLKEGKQTAYSQLLDEYQQKVFSTCISFIPNKEDAEDVAQEVFLTVFKSIHKFKGDSKLSTWMYRIATNKCLEFIRKKNAKKRFAFMQSIMGNEIPFDKTNYFTEFNHPGIILENKEKSSTIFKAINTLPESQRVIFTLAKIDGKSYEEIMEITGKSLSSVESLMFRAKKSLQEKLATFYKNNSS from the coding sequence TTGAGCGAGCAAGAATTTATTAACGATCTCAAGGAAGGAAAACAAACAGCATATAGCCAACTTTTAGATGAGTATCAGCAGAAAGTTTTTAGTACTTGTATTTCCTTTATCCCCAATAAAGAAGATGCAGAAGATGTTGCACAAGAGGTTTTTTTAACTGTTTTTAAATCGATTCATAAATTTAAGGGCGATTCTAAATTATCTACTTGGATGTATAGAATTGCCACCAATAAATGTTTGGAATTCATTAGGAAAAAGAATGCCAAAAAGCGTTTTGCTTTTATGCAAAGTATTATGGGGAATGAAATTCCTTTTGATAAAACCAATTATTTTACAGAGTTTAATCATCCTGGAATTATTTTAGAAAATAAAGAAAAATCTTCTACTATTTTTAAGGCGATAAATACTCTGCCAGAATCACAAAGAGTAATATTTACCTTGGCTAAAATTGATGGAAAAAGTTATGAAGAAATTATGGAAATTACAGGCAAAAGTTTATCATCTGTAGAATCTTTAATGTTTAGAGCAAAAAAATCATTACAAGAAAAATTAGCCACATTTTATAAAAATAACTCATCTTAA
- a CDS encoding Spy/CpxP family protein refolding chaperone, producing the protein MKSKLLPALLIILIVLNGFLIFMLIKKPHQNREHLPQRTFLTEQLQFSEKQKEVFENLDETHRETMMDLDKKIRKQKDILFNSFGSDDVNTDSLIKKNGELQVQKEVEVFRFFKSVRKICSPEQQEKFDKIINKALKGAGGVKPPRNNDRRPPREGGMPPPR; encoded by the coding sequence ATGAAATCAAAATTACTTCCAGCACTTTTAATAATTTTAATCGTTTTAAATGGGTTTTTAATTTTTATGTTGATAAAAAAACCGCATCAAAATAGAGAACATCTTCCTCAGAGAACCTTTTTAACTGAGCAGTTACAGTTTTCTGAAAAACAAAAAGAAGTATTCGAAAATCTTGATGAAACTCATAGAGAAACTATGATGGATTTAGATAAAAAAATAAGAAAACAAAAAGACATTTTATTCAATTCTTTTGGAAGTGATGACGTAAATACAGATTCTTTAATTAAAAAAAATGGCGAATTACAAGTTCAAAAAGAAGTAGAAGTTTTTCGTTTTTTTAAATCGGTAAGAAAAATTTGTAGCCCAGAACAGCAAGAAAAATTTGATAAAATTATAAATAAAGCATTAAAAGGAGCTGGAGGAGTAAAACCACCAAGGAATAATGATAGAAGACCTCCAAGAGAAGGAGGAATGCCACCACCAAGATAA
- a CDS encoding DUF1573 domain-containing protein, translating into MKTILALFFIGFFNFAINAQEFKFDKTTIDYGKIDKNANGVRTFTFTNIGDQPLIIKDIKSTCGCTIPEKPEKPILPNEKGTIKVSYNTKIIGGFSKSITILSNAKNERTVLKIKGFVYNGVSLEKEKSMLSNDH; encoded by the coding sequence ATGAAAACGATACTTGCTTTATTTTTTATAGGATTTTTCAATTTTGCTATCAATGCTCAAGAATTTAAGTTTGATAAAACCACGATTGATTATGGTAAAATTGATAAAAATGCTAATGGCGTAAGAACCTTTACATTTACCAATATTGGCGATCAACCACTAATTATAAAAGATATTAAATCTACTTGTGGTTGCACGATTCCTGAAAAACCAGAAAAGCCAATATTACCAAACGAAAAAGGAACCATAAAAGTTTCTTATAACACCAAAATTATTGGCGGATTTTCTAAATCGATCACCATATTATCAAATGCAAAAAACGAAAGAACAGTTCTTAAAATTAAAGGTTTTGTATACAATGGTGTTTCGTTAGAAAAAGAAAAAAGCATGCTTTCTAACGATCATTAA
- the murB gene encoding UDP-N-acetylmuramate dehydrogenase, translating into MNIQQNISLKNYNTFGINVTAKRFITVDSVYQLQQLLKVEKDIFLISGGSNMLLTKDIEKLVVHIDIKGISIDKEDDNFVYLTVNAGENWHEFVLFCVDNDYGGIENLSLIPGNVGTCPIQNIGAYGVEVKDTIIKVEAVEIESQKLVSFSNAECNFGYRNSIFKNEVKGNYVITAVSFKLTKNSHHLNTSYGAIETELAVKNIKKPSLKDISDAVIAIRKSKLPDPKEIGNSGSFFKNPVISEKLFLKLQKEYPNIPCYPVNSSLSTLLKINSSEKSETKVKIPAGWLIEKAGFKGKRFGNYGVHEKQALVLVNYGNATGKEIYQLAQKIQQTILNQFQIELEIEVNVIA; encoded by the coding sequence ATGAACATCCAACAAAACATATCTTTAAAAAACTATAATACTTTTGGTATAAACGTAACTGCAAAACGTTTTATTACTGTTGATTCAGTGTATCAATTACAACAATTGTTAAAAGTTGAAAAAGACATTTTTTTAATTTCTGGTGGCAGTAATATGTTACTCACAAAAGATATTGAAAAATTGGTGGTTCATATTGATATCAAAGGAATTTCTATTGATAAAGAAGATGATAATTTTGTGTACTTAACCGTAAATGCTGGTGAAAATTGGCACGAATTCGTTTTGTTTTGTGTTGATAACGATTATGGAGGCATTGAAAATTTATCTTTAATTCCTGGAAATGTGGGTACTTGTCCAATCCAAAATATTGGTGCATATGGTGTTGAGGTAAAAGACACCATCATAAAAGTGGAAGCTGTAGAAATTGAAAGTCAAAAATTAGTTTCATTTTCAAATGCTGAATGTAATTTTGGGTATCGAAATTCTATTTTTAAGAATGAAGTAAAAGGCAACTATGTAATTACTGCTGTAAGTTTTAAACTGACGAAAAATAGTCATCATTTAAATACTTCTTATGGTGCTATAGAAACTGAATTAGCTGTAAAAAACATCAAAAAACCTTCTTTAAAAGATATTTCTGATGCTGTAATTGCGATTAGAAAATCGAAATTACCAGATCCAAAAGAGATTGGTAATAGTGGTAGTTTTTTTAAAAATCCAGTAATTTCTGAAAAGTTGTTTTTAAAATTACAAAAAGAATATCCAAACATTCCTTGTTATCCTGTTAATTCGAGCCTTTCAACTTTGCTCAAGATAAACTCCTCAGAGAAATCTGAAACCAAAGTTAAAATACCTGCTGGTTGGCTAATAGAAAAAGCTGGTTTTAAAGGAAAACGTTTTGGCAATTATGGTGTACATGAAAAACAAGCCCTAGTTTTGGTAAATTATGGCAATGCAACTGGAAAAGAAATTTATCAATTGGCACAAAAAATACAGCAAACAATTTTAAATCAGTTTCAAATAGAACTAGAAATTGAAGTAAACGTAATTGCATAA
- a CDS encoding pyridoxal phosphate-dependent aminotransferase — protein sequence MPTISIKGNQMPESPIRKLVPYAEDAKKRGVKVYHLNIGQPDIKTPQVALDAVKNNNIETLSYARSEGSEEYRVKLSKYYRNNNINVTEDNIIVTTGGSEALFFTMGSIADAGDEIIIPEPFYANYNGFSTASGVTVVPVTSSIDDNFALPKIEEFEKLITKKTKAILICNPGNPTGYLYSKEEIQKLKEIVLKHDLFLIADEVYREFAYDGLEHTSVLSLEGLEQNAIVVDSVSKRYSMCGARIGCIVSKNPDFIKTAVKFAQARLSPPTYALLASEAALDTPQSYFDDVKAEYVERRNTLITELEKIDGVKVAKPKGAFYCVAQLPVADTDAFAQWLLEDFNLNNETVMVAPASGFYSTPGEGKNQIRMAYVLNQKDLIKSVEILKEALKVYKE from the coding sequence ATGCCTACAATATCTATAAAAGGAAATCAAATGCCAGAATCGCCAATAAGAAAATTGGTACCTTATGCTGAAGATGCGAAAAAAAGAGGCGTTAAAGTATACCATTTAAATATTGGTCAGCCAGATATTAAAACACCACAAGTTGCTTTAGATGCTGTTAAAAACAACAATATCGAAACCCTATCCTATGCACGTTCTGAAGGTTCGGAAGAATATAGAGTTAAACTATCTAAATACTATAGAAACAATAACATTAACGTAACTGAAGATAATATTATTGTAACCACAGGTGGTTCTGAAGCGTTGTTTTTTACCATGGGAAGCATTGCAGATGCTGGTGATGAAATAATAATTCCTGAGCCTTTTTATGCAAATTATAATGGATTTTCTACAGCTTCTGGAGTAACAGTTGTTCCTGTAACTTCTAGCATAGATGATAACTTTGCACTTCCTAAAATTGAAGAATTCGAAAAATTAATCACCAAAAAAACGAAGGCAATTTTAATTTGTAATCCAGGAAATCCGACTGGGTATTTATATTCAAAAGAAGAAATTCAAAAATTAAAAGAAATTGTTTTAAAACACGATTTATTTTTAATTGCGGATGAAGTTTACCGAGAATTTGCTTATGATGGTTTAGAGCACACCTCTGTACTTTCTTTAGAAGGTTTAGAGCAAAATGCCATTGTTGTAGATTCCGTTTCTAAACGTTACAGCATGTGTGGAGCAAGAATTGGTTGTATTGTTTCTAAAAACCCAGACTTTATAAAAACAGCTGTTAAATTTGCACAAGCAAGATTAAGTCCACCTACATATGCATTACTTGCAAGTGAAGCTGCTTTAGATACACCACAAAGTTATTTTGATGATGTAAAAGCAGAATATGTAGAACGTAGAAATACGTTAATAACTGAATTAGAGAAAATTGATGGCGTAAAAGTTGCCAAGCCAAAAGGTGCTTTTTATTGTGTTGCGCAATTACCTGTTGCAGACACAGATGCTTTTGCTCAATGGTTATTAGAAGATTTTAATTTGAATAACGAAACTGTAATGGTTGCCCCTGCAAGTGGCTTTTACTCAACTCCAGGTGAAGGAAAAAATCAAATTAGAATGGCCTACGTTTTGAACCAAAAAGACTTGATAAAATCTGTTGAGATTTTAAAAGAAGCTTTAAAGGTTTATAAAGAGTAG
- a CDS encoding toxin-antitoxin system YwqK family antitoxin translates to MRLTKYYIIFICVFSACKKQVSKNTPLSTEKIIQTISVDKNDLELNQLKGKWFYNNEPFNGFGIKVYENDSLSEKTGFFNGKREGVDLKYFENGNLKRKAFYVDNKLQGKKFNYSKAGILISESNYKDGKLDGVQKIWFDNGTLAKKKHLKEGKEEGLQQAWLENGKIYVNYEAKNGRVFGMKRANLCYQLKNEKIVENEEI, encoded by the coding sequence ATGCGATTAACTAAATATTATATCATATTTATTTGTGTTTTTAGTGCTTGTAAAAAGCAAGTTTCTAAAAACACACCTTTATCAACCGAAAAAATAATTCAAACTATTTCTGTTGATAAAAATGATTTGGAATTAAATCAACTAAAAGGAAAATGGTTTTATAATAATGAGCCTTTTAATGGTTTTGGTATAAAAGTGTATGAAAATGATAGTTTATCAGAAAAAACGGGGTTTTTTAATGGTAAAAGAGAAGGAGTAGATTTAAAATATTTTGAAAACGGAAACCTTAAAAGAAAAGCTTTTTATGTTGATAATAAACTTCAGGGTAAAAAATTTAATTATTCAAAAGCTGGTATTTTAATTTCAGAATCTAATTACAAAGATGGAAAACTTGATGGTGTTCAAAAGATTTGGTTTGATAATGGAACATTGGCAAAAAAGAAACATTTAAAAGAGGGCAAAGAAGAAGGTTTGCAACAAGCTTGGTTAGAAAATGGAAAGATTTACGTGAATTACGAAGCAAAAAACGGAAGAGTTTTTGGTATGAAACGTGCCAATTTATGTTATCAACTAAAAAATGAAAAAATTGTAGAGAATGAAGAAATATAG
- a CDS encoding retropepsin-like aspartic protease yields the protein MKKTVLFIILLMCIFSLDVNCQEGFEFLDKTKTKQRVSFKFINNLIIIPLEINGRTLSFILDSGVNKTILFNITKNDSIGLNNVEKVSLQGLGNGNPVEALLSKKNTVNLKGLTSSNETLFVIVEDYLDLSAKMGITIHGIVGYNLLKNFVVKINYKAKKIVFYKPENYKAKKCRKCEVFPLTFYRRKPYIDAQVQLDTVGNSLTDVKLLIDTGGSDALWLFEDTKDVIQTPNRFFTDILGEGLSGLVYGNRSRIPKIKLKSFELEKPTVSFLDSLSTNNAISFKERNGSIGAAVLKRFVVWFDYPNRKITLKKNSSLKKGFNYNMSGLEVIYSGAKLVKEKDINTFSDSYQQKANPNNSISFITSFSYKFKPTYKINSVVKESPGGKAGILKDDIILKINGKSSYDYTLGQIINLFKQKKGRKIKMLIERKGVAMKFQFRLEAKI from the coding sequence TTGAAAAAAACAGTACTTTTTATTATACTACTAATGTGTATTTTTTCTTTGGATGTAAACTGCCAAGAAGGTTTTGAGTTTTTGGACAAAACAAAAACGAAACAACGAGTTAGTTTTAAATTTATTAATAATTTAATTATAATTCCTTTAGAAATAAATGGTAGAACATTGTCTTTTATTTTAGATTCTGGTGTAAATAAAACAATTCTTTTTAACATTACAAAAAATGATAGCATTGGTTTAAATAATGTTGAAAAAGTAAGCTTACAAGGCTTAGGAAATGGAAATCCTGTGGAAGCTTTATTATCAAAAAAAAATACGGTAAACCTAAAAGGGCTAACAAGTTCCAACGAAACTTTATTTGTAATTGTTGAAGATTATTTAGATTTATCTGCAAAAATGGGCATTACCATTCATGGTATTGTTGGGTATAATTTGCTAAAGAATTTTGTTGTTAAAATTAATTATAAGGCTAAAAAAATAGTTTTTTATAAACCAGAAAATTACAAGGCTAAAAAATGTAGAAAGTGCGAAGTTTTCCCTTTAACTTTTTACAGAAGAAAACCATATATAGATGCACAAGTTCAGTTAGATACTGTTGGGAACTCTTTAACGGATGTAAAACTTTTAATAGATACTGGAGGTAGTGATGCTCTTTGGCTTTTTGAGGATACCAAAGATGTTATTCAAACGCCAAATCGCTTTTTTACAGATATTTTAGGGGAAGGCTTAAGTGGTCTTGTTTATGGAAATAGAAGTAGAATACCTAAAATTAAGTTGAAATCTTTTGAGTTAGAAAAGCCAACAGTTTCCTTTTTAGATTCTCTTTCTACCAACAATGCAATAAGCTTTAAAGAAAGAAATGGCAGTATTGGAGCAGCCGTTTTAAAAAGGTTTGTAGTTTGGTTCGATTACCCAAACAGAAAAATTACACTCAAAAAAAATAGTTCTTTAAAAAAAGGTTTTAATTATAATATGAGTGGTTTAGAAGTAATTTATAGTGGTGCAAAACTGGTAAAGGAAAAAGACATCAACACTTTTTCAGATAGCTATCAACAAAAAGCAAACCCTAACAATTCGATTAGTTTTATAACAAGTTTTTCATACAAGTTTAAACCAACTTATAAAATTAATTCTGTTGTAAAAGAATCTCCAGGAGGAAAAGCAGGCATTTTAAAAGACGATATTATTTTAAAAATTAATGGCAAATCGTCTTATGATTACACCTTAGGACAAATCATCAATTTATTCAAACAAAAAAAAGGTAGAAAAATTAAAATGTTAATAGAAAGAAAAGGAGTTGCAATGAAGTTTCAATTTCGGTTAGAAGCTAAAATTTAA
- a CDS encoding glycosyltransferase gives MIITVVFYVFVAFTGIQILYYLIFSSFLFKQKKKANNTEKVPVSLIVFAKNSATNLQQNLPNYLAQDYPEFEIVLIDNASSDDTEDVIESFVAKHKNIKVVSVENNEAFWNNKKYALTLGIKAAKYDHLLFSNINSSPINEHWVTEMSKKFTLKKTIILGYEKYKKENSIKNLFIRFHRLLKAIQCFAFAKQGSPFMAFGNNLAYKKTEFFKVNGFIKHIKIKFAEDDLFIKDAATKENISYAISKNSFVETDAPKSFNDWFQEQRLLSSIEEHFKFKNQFFLNLFFISKLLFYVLGAILFFLYPWQIILGIVLGYFLVQYIIIGLSAKKLQEPQIIFFLPLLEISLLLIQISIFIANLISKPNHWR, from the coding sequence ATGATTATAACTGTAGTTTTCTACGTTTTTGTAGCATTTACAGGAATTCAAATACTATATTATCTTATATTTTCTTCTTTTCTTTTTAAACAAAAGAAAAAGGCAAATAACACCGAAAAAGTACCAGTTTCTCTCATTGTATTTGCAAAAAATAGTGCAACTAATTTACAACAAAACCTACCCAACTATTTAGCTCAAGACTATCCTGAATTCGAAATTGTTTTAATCGATAATGCTTCTTCAGATGATACAGAAGATGTTATTGAAAGTTTTGTAGCAAAACATAAAAATATTAAAGTTGTAAGTGTAGAAAATAACGAAGCTTTTTGGAACAACAAAAAGTATGCGTTAACCTTGGGTATAAAAGCAGCTAAATACGACCATTTATTATTTTCGAACATCAATTCGAGTCCAATTAATGAGCATTGGGTTACTGAAATGAGCAAGAAATTTACCTTAAAAAAAACAATTATTTTAGGGTATGAAAAATATAAAAAAGAAAACTCAATCAAAAATCTTTTTATTCGTTTTCACAGATTATTAAAGGCTATTCAATGCTTTGCTTTTGCAAAACAAGGTTCTCCTTTTATGGCTTTTGGCAATAACTTAGCCTATAAAAAAACGGAGTTTTTTAAAGTGAATGGTTTTATAAAACACATAAAAATAAAGTTTGCAGAAGACGATTTATTTATAAAAGATGCTGCAACAAAAGAAAACATAAGCTACGCTATTTCTAAAAATAGTTTTGTTGAAACTGATGCTCCAAAATCTTTTAACGATTGGTTTCAAGAACAGCGACTTTTAAGCTCTATAGAAGAACATTTTAAATTTAAAAATCAGTTTTTTTTAAATCTTTTTTTTATTTCTAAACTACTATTTTATGTTTTAGGGGCAATTTTATTCTTCTTGTATCCTTGGCAAATAATTTTAGGAATTGTACTTGGTTATTTTTTGGTTCAATATATTATAATAGGATTGTCAGCAAAAAAACTTCAAGAACCTCAAATCATTTTTTTTCTTCCTTTGCTAGAAATTTCTTTATTGTTGATTCAAATTAGTATATTTATTGCTAATTTGATTTCAAAACCCAATCATTGGAGATAG
- a CDS encoding SCO family protein: MKKYSFFLLVILPFFFGCKNDKKQEVASRVAELPFYNSPTFTPKWLDKKSNELKGFHKIPDFKLTNQNGEIITQKTFENKIYVTDFFFTTCPGICPMMTKNMTMVQEAFKNDNEVLMLSHSVTPTIDSVPQLKKYALEKQIGNNWHLVTGNKKEIYDLGRQWYFVEEDLGEPKGLDDFLHTENFILIDKNKHIRGIYNGLNKNSVEQLIADINTLKLE, from the coding sequence ATGAAGAAATATAGTTTTTTTTTACTAGTGATTCTTCCTTTTTTCTTTGGATGTAAAAATGATAAGAAACAAGAAGTTGCAAGCAGAGTAGCTGAATTACCTTTTTATAATTCACCAACTTTTACACCAAAATGGTTGGATAAAAAGAGCAATGAATTAAAGGGTTTTCATAAAATCCCTGATTTTAAGTTGACCAATCAAAATGGAGAAATTATCACTCAAAAAACATTTGAAAACAAAATTTATGTCACTGATTTTTTCTTTACAACTTGCCCAGGAATTTGTCCAATGATGACCAAAAATATGACAATGGTGCAAGAAGCTTTTAAAAATGATAATGAAGTTTTAATGCTTTCACACTCAGTAACTCCAACAATAGATTCAGTTCCTCAATTAAAAAAATATGCTTTAGAAAAACAAATTGGTAATAATTGGCATTTGGTTACAGGAAATAAAAAAGAAATTTACGATTTAGGAAGACAGTGGTATTTTGTGGAAGAAGATTTAGGAGAGCCTAAAGGATTAGACGATTTTTTACATACAGAAAACTTTATATTAATTGACAAAAACAAACATATAAGAGGTATTTACAATGGATTGAATAAAAATTCTGTGGAACAATTAATTGCAGATATTAATACATTAAAATTAGAATAA
- a CDS encoding IS3 family transposase, whose amino-acid sequence MYQCFGISKQAYYKRLKTQKIKQINDTKIIKMVKNYRKKVGQKTGGIKLYAELKQDFINQEIKIGRDKLYDVLRLHNLLVPKLKNYVTTTNSNHLFRKYKNLIKDQVPTRPEQLWVSDITYIKTDNGHNYLAIVTDAYSKQIMGYNLDNHMKTSLCTKALQMAIKNRKYPNKKLIHHSDRGFQYCNPKYTQFAENNGIIMSMTEQYDPYENAIAERINRTLKYEYGLKNCIKNTEIAQKTANQAVHIYNNLRTHFSLDLRKPAEVHLNPNIKYKSYRKNKLNLTELKI is encoded by the coding sequence ATCTATCAATGTTTTGGGATTAGCAAACAAGCCTACTACAAAAGACTTAAAACACAAAAAATCAAACAAATAAACGATACCAAAATTATTAAAATGGTTAAAAACTACCGTAAAAAGGTAGGTCAAAAAACGGGTGGTATCAAACTATATGCTGAACTTAAACAAGACTTTATTAACCAAGAAATTAAAATAGGAAGAGACAAGTTGTATGACGTTTTAAGGCTTCATAATTTACTGGTACCCAAACTCAAAAACTACGTGACAACAACCAACTCTAATCACCTGTTTAGAAAATATAAAAACCTAATTAAAGACCAAGTGCCAACTAGACCAGAACAGCTCTGGGTAAGCGATATAACCTATATTAAAACAGATAATGGACATAACTATTTAGCAATTGTTACAGACGCCTATTCCAAGCAAATTATGGGATATAATCTAGATAATCATATGAAAACTTCTCTCTGTACAAAAGCGCTTCAAATGGCTATTAAAAACAGAAAATACCCTAATAAAAAACTCATTCATCACTCAGATAGAGGTTTTCAATACTGTAATCCAAAATACACTCAATTTGCTGAAAATAATGGAATTATTATGAGTATGACAGAACAATACGACCCTTATGAAAATGCAATCGCAGAAAGAATAAACAGAACTTTGAAATATGAATATGGTCTTAAAAATTGCATTAAAAATACAGAGATTGCTCAAAAAACTGCGAATCAAGCTGTGCATATTTACAACAATTTAAGAACCCATTTTAGCTTAGATTTAAGAAAACCAGCTGAAGTACACCTAAACCCAAATATCAAATACAAATCATATCGAAAAAATAAACTAAATTTGACTGAACTTAAAATTTAA